Proteins encoded within one genomic window of Spiroplasma sabaudiense Ar-1343:
- a CDS encoding aldose epimerase family protein, translating to MYNLNANNINLIIDTTTMEIRSLKLRGEEFTYQHTNSWQKNWPFLFPICGTLINNSFSHNGKIYKLNRHGFFRDLKEWNIIFETDDMVKFATQSNQRFLEIYPFEFEIVFTFKIVENTVITNFEVKNLSSENMYFSFGYHPAFLVEQNGWLEFSTPELFYTDNTNMLYLNRNPKEKFAFDKVEIKDINFSGSQFYWNQNLQSDFVTYSDKNKSFKLNLKGYPVCLLWSEENKADYICIEPWFGSADFADRKNNEISLKENIIKLEPLKIWKDEFKIELFTKEDFSC from the coding sequence ATGTATAACTTGAATGCAAATAATATTAATTTAATAATTGACACCACAACAATGGAAATTAGAAGTTTAAAATTAAGGGGCGAGGAATTTACATATCAACATACCAACAGTTGACAAAAAAATTGACCATTCCTATTTCCGATTTGTGGAACACTAATCAATAATAGTTTTTCTCACAATGGAAAAATCTATAAATTAAATCGTCACGGATTTTTTAGAGATTTAAAAGAATGAAACATCATTTTTGAAACTGATGACATGGTTAAGTTTGCAACTCAAAGTAACCAAAGATTTCTTGAAATTTATCCATTCGAATTTGAAATCGTATTTACATTTAAAATTGTAGAGAACACTGTAATAACAAATTTTGAAGTTAAAAATTTATCAAGTGAAAATATGTATTTCAGTTTTGGATATCATCCAGCTTTTTTGGTTGAACAAAATGGTTGATTGGAATTTTCAACCCCTGAGTTATTCTATACAGATAATACTAACATGCTTTATTTAAATAGAAATCCAAAGGAGAAATTTGCTTTTGACAAGGTCGAAATTAAAGATATAAATTTTTCCGGATCGCAATTTTATTGAAATCAAAATCTTCAAAGTGATTTTGTCACATATAGTGATAAAAATAAAAGTTTTAAACTAAATTTAAAGGGTTACCCAGTTTGCCTATTGTGATCAGAAGAAAATAAAGCGGACTATATTTGTATTGAACCGTGATTTGGTAGCGCTGATTTTGCCGATAGAAAAAATAACGAAATTTCTTTGAAGGAAAACATAATTAAATTAGAACCGTTAAAAATTTGAAAAGATGAATTCAAAATTGAGCTTTTTACTAAGGAGGACTTCTCTTGCTAA
- a CDS encoding MFS cation transporter: protein MLNNWDLLILNPILIVFSLISIFFMLVKEKSSFKTKLIYLEIFAFWFGVGLIIGVITNYLQPNGIFKKSLPFAILLFFGINFMAIIFKPLATFITGKIKNRRLWFWIANITMLLSIIFLVINLKILDQINYLLLYLTLILTGFSLSANTIHYLIVNEQTYYRLNPIGSTITVCVVMLFGNYLASYLVSFSDLFYNKKIETIAIIIAIIMVSCSLGLSFIKKENKNLVGNFSIEIRNELGQFKIIYLVYLSFFTFMIMIISEISGGIFLEEYLKLLLLSNKQNSSSQTFLYLRIIRISHYIPQILLGYWIYRYIVPQIGYKYHFMTSLLVISISLSIICFTKIPLLILIFQFIITLAIAQVFYGLFALSVMWNYRAVNIPVTGIVGSAGILAIYICDGVFKTLQNNHAGIFNYDNSISSLMINPQIDALKNTYSDVWNVVIASMVGLSLLMILMFYFTIDKVLNNYKNINEANLTMKTLERKSLINKLEQRIVKKGE from the coding sequence ATGTTAAACAACTGAGATTTACTAATTTTAAATCCCATTTTAATTGTTTTCTCCTTAATCTCAATTTTTTTTATGCTTGTTAAGGAGAAATCAAGTTTCAAAACTAAACTAATTTACTTAGAAATTTTTGCCTTTTGATTTGGAGTCGGATTGATAATTGGTGTAATCACAAATTATTTACAGCCAAACGGAATTTTTAAAAAGAGCTTACCATTTGCGATTTTATTATTTTTTGGAATTAATTTTATGGCAATAATTTTTAAACCACTAGCAACTTTTATTACAGGCAAAATTAAAAATCGTCGTTTATGGTTTTGAATCGCAAATATTACAATGCTATTGTCTATTATTTTTTTAGTAATTAATTTAAAAATTTTAGATCAAATAAATTACCTTCTCTTATATTTAACACTAATACTCACTGGTTTTTCACTTTCTGCAAACACAATTCATTATTTAATTGTAAATGAGCAAACCTATTACCGATTAAATCCAATTGGTTCAACAATTACCGTCTGCGTTGTTATGTTGTTTGGAAATTACTTAGCGAGTTATTTAGTAAGTTTTTCAGATTTATTTTATAACAAAAAAATTGAGACGATCGCAATTATAATTGCGATCATTATGGTGTCTTGTTCGCTAGGTCTATCTTTTATCAAAAAGGAAAACAAAAATCTTGTTGGAAACTTTTCAATTGAAATTAGAAATGAGTTAGGACAATTTAAAATAATTTATTTAGTTTACTTGAGTTTTTTCACTTTTATGATTATGATCATTTCAGAAATTTCAGGGGGTATTTTTTTAGAAGAGTATTTAAAACTATTGTTACTGAGCAACAAACAGAACTCCAGCTCACAAACTTTTTTGTATTTGAGAATAATACGAATATCTCATTACATTCCTCAAATTTTACTTGGATATTGAATATATAGATATATAGTTCCTCAAATTGGCTATAAATATCACTTTATGACAAGTCTGCTTGTGATTTCAATTTCATTGTCAATTATTTGTTTCACCAAAATACCTTTACTGATTTTAATATTCCAATTCATTATTACCTTGGCAATTGCCCAAGTTTTCTATGGACTTTTTGCTCTTTCAGTAATGTGGAACTACCGAGCAGTAAACATACCAGTAACAGGAATCGTTGGTTCGGCAGGAATTTTAGCGATTTATATTTGTGATGGGGTTTTCAAAACTCTACAAAATAATCACGCGGGAATTTTTAATTATGATAACTCCATAAGTAGCTTAATGATAAATCCACAAATTGACGCTTTAAAAAATACATACAGCGATGTTTGAAATGTTGTTATTGCAAGTATGGTCGGTTTAAGCTTATTAATGATTTTAATGTTTTATTTTACAATTGATAAAGTTTTAAATAATTATAAAAATATTAATGAGGCAAATTTAACAATGAAGACTTTAGAGCGCAAATCGCTGATTAATAAGTTAGAACAAAGAATTGTTAAAAAAGGAGAATAA